A genomic window from Solanum dulcamara chromosome 11, daSolDulc1.2, whole genome shotgun sequence includes:
- the LOC129874036 gene encoding EPIDERMAL PATTERNING FACTOR-like protein 2, with protein sequence MGWTQHFTCHQTIRSLTISLLILTISSLSQLTFQAEGRKLLDTHRHGDSQIESEKRAMLRSQIGSRPPRCEKRCGSCGHCEAIQVPTNPQITNGNKNHTVNNNNKASNSIAYARDSDNSNYKPMSWKCKCGNLIFNP encoded by the exons atgggCTGGACTCAGCATTTCACATGTCACCAAACAATTCGCTCTCTTACAATTTCACTTCTCATTCTTACTATTTCAAGCTTATCCCAGTTGACATTCCAAGCTGAAG GAAGAAAATTGCTTGATACTCACCGTCATGGGGATAGCCAG ATAGAGAGTGAAAAGAGAGCAATGTTGAGATCACAAATTGGGTCAAGGCCACCTAGGTGTGAAAAAAGATGTGGTTCTTGCGGACACTGTGAAGCCATCCAGGTTCCGACAAATCCCCAAATCACAAATGGAAATAAGAACCACActgtcaacaacaacaacaaagcgTCCAACAGCATTGCCTATGCGAGGGACAGCGACAACTCAAACTACAAGCCCATGAGCTGGAAATGCAAATGTGGGAATCTTATCTTCAACCCCTAA